The Ruania halotolerans genome contains the following window.
ACCGCAGCGCCTCGATGGTGCCAGGCCCATTCGGGTAACTCTTGCGCACCTGCACGAGCCGGACCGCGGTGTCTAGTCCGGTGGGTGCCGATAGGGCGATATTCATGGGAGGGTCCCTTCGTCGCGGACGGGATTTCCGCCTGACTTCGACGTTAGGGATTGGCGCTGCGGGGCTCTAGCGGCCGGCGATGCAACTCACCAGCTTGCATCGTTCGAAGCAAGGACTGCTCCCGGCCTCATCCCGCAGGCTCAGTCCTCACCGGTGGGCGGCACCGTGACGATGTGGTTCTGATAGGCCCACACCACGGCCTGCAGGCGCGAGCGCACGCCGATCTTGGGCAGCATCCGAGCCAGGTGCGACTTCACCGTTGTCACCTCGACCACCAGCGAGCGGGCGATCTCCTCGTTCGACATGCCCTCAGCAAGGAGCAGCAGGATGTCGCGTTCGCGGCTGGTGAGCAGTTCGGCGCCGCGCTGGGCAGTGACCGGCTGGAGGGAGCGGCGCTGGGCGAACTCATGCAGCACTCGGCGGGTGAGCGTCTGATCGATGGTGCCCAAGCCCGCAGCCACCTGGCGCACCGCTCGCACGATGGTCTCCGGTTCGGAGTCCTTGAGCAGGAAACCGGAAACTCCCGCCTCCAGCGCCCCGAACACGTAGTCATCCAGGTCGAAGGTGGTCAGAACGAGCACCGGTACCGGAGCGGCGACGCCGGCCCCGCACAGTTCGCGCGCGGCACTGATGCCGTCTCGGCCGGGCATCCGCACGTCCAGGCAGACCACGTCGGGGCGCAGTGCCCTCGCCTGCTCGACCGCCTCGATGCCGTCGGTGGCGGTGGCCACAACCTCAATCTCCGGCTCGGACTCCAGCAGCGCTGTGAGCCCGGCTCGGGCCAGGGCATGATCATCGGCGATCAGCACGCGGATCATGTCGCCTCCCGCTCGCTGGTCCGCGGGATCTCCAGCCGCACCTGCCAACCGCCGTCCACCACCGGACCGTAACTCAACTCGGCACCGATGAGGTCGGCGCGTTCCTGCATACCGCGTAGTCCGAAACCGCCGCGGCCGGGCGCCGCAGCGGACTGGGCCGGCTCGTTGCGCACCGTGATGACGACGGTGTGTTCGCCTCGGTCGTCCACCTCGACCGATCGGCCTGCGCCAGGGGCGTGCAGCCGTGCGTTCGTCAGGGATTCCTGCACCATCCGGTAGGCGGTCAGGTGTGCGACGGGTCCGAGCCGGTCGCCCAGGCTCGAGGTGTCCGCGCCGAGGATACTCACCTGGATCGGCTGGCCATCGGCGCTGAGCTGGTCCACCAGTTCCGGCACCGCGGCCAGGGTGAGGGGCCGTTCCTCGCTGCCTTCGGCACGCAGCAGTCCGACGAGCCGGCGCAGGTCATCCAGGATGAGACTGGTCTGCTGGCGCATGAGCCGCACGGACGTCCTCGCCGCCTGCGGATCGGAATCGATCTGCCGGTCCACGGCGGCAGCCATCAGCGCGATTCCGGAGAGGTGGTGGGCCGCGATGTCATGCAACTCCCGCGCCATCGTGGTGCGCTGGGCGGCGATCGCGGCCTGCACCAGCGCGTCTCGCTCACTGGCCAGGGCGCGCAGCTCCTTGTGGTGGGCTTCGCGTGCGTCCCGCCGTGCGGCGACCACCAGCGCGATCAACAGCGGAGCGCCCACGACGACGATCGACTGGCCCAGTGCAGCTGCGGCGACCAGACCCGGGCCGAGCCCGGTGGCGGCGAGCATCTCGTTGGCGGCATAGGCGACGGCGAACATCACCACAGTTCCGGCGAGCGCCCATCGCAACCGGGTGAGTGGGCGGGTGAGCGCTGCGCGGTACACCGTGACGAGTACCGGCACGGAGGTG
Protein-coding sequences here:
- a CDS encoding sensor histidine kinase, with amino-acid sequence MHRLAALVHRQDLLVGVVTWLVAMVLVVALPSVAALAGEEMPATSLVNPTLWWLIGGLTAQAAVAAAARSFPFGAVLLVAAVPLLMVWPAHGAAFGLTSVPVLVTVYRAALTRPLTRLRWALAGTVVMFAVAYAANEMLAATGLGPGLVAAAALGQSIVVVGAPLLIALVVAARRDAREAHHKELRALASERDALVQAAIAAQRTTMARELHDIAAHHLSGIALMAAAVDRQIDSDPQAARTSVRLMRQQTSLILDDLRRLVGLLRAEGSEERPLTLAAVPELVDQLSADGQPIQVSILGADTSSLGDRLGPVAHLTAYRMVQESLTNARLHAPGAGRSVEVDDRGEHTVVITVRNEPAQSAAAPGRGGFGLRGMQERADLIGAELSYGPVVDGGWQVRLEIPRTSEREAT
- a CDS encoding response regulator, which encodes MIRVLIADDHALARAGLTALLESEPEIEVVATATDGIEAVEQARALRPDVVCLDVRMPGRDGISAARELCGAGVAAPVPVLVLTTFDLDDYVFGALEAGVSGFLLKDSEPETIVRAVRQVAAGLGTIDQTLTRRVLHEFAQRRSLQPVTAQRGAELLTSRERDILLLLAEGMSNEEIARSLVVEVTTVKSHLARMLPKIGVRSRLQAVVWAYQNHIVTVPPTGED